The proteins below come from a single Micromonospora citrea genomic window:
- a CDS encoding LacI family DNA-binding transcriptional regulator yields MRHRLKDVAERAGVSVKTVSNVVNGYAHVRPDTRARVEEAIAELNYRPNLSARNLRKGRTGVIALAVPELDIPYFAELARHVVTAAAELGWTVLIDQTGGGREQERVVASGITEHLIDGLIFSPLALTAEDLTGLDGTPMVLLGERVDHGPADHVGIDNVGAAREITAHLVGLGRSRIAAIGAQRTAEGASARLRLAGYGAALADAGIAYDERLVAPAAAWHRADGAAAMRALLASGVRPEAVFCFNDTLALGALRALHEAGLRVPEDVAVAGFDDIEDGRFSVPTLSTIAPDKERIARLAVEMLAGRIDGDRTAPARELSAPYRLALRESTLGR; encoded by the coding sequence GTGCGACACAGGCTCAAGGACGTTGCGGAGCGGGCCGGCGTGTCGGTCAAGACCGTCTCCAACGTGGTCAACGGCTACGCGCACGTCCGGCCCGACACCCGGGCCCGGGTCGAGGAGGCCATCGCCGAGCTGAACTACCGGCCCAACCTCTCCGCGCGCAACCTGCGCAAGGGCCGCACCGGGGTGATCGCGCTGGCCGTGCCCGAGCTGGACATCCCGTACTTCGCCGAGCTGGCCCGGCACGTCGTCACGGCCGCCGCCGAGCTGGGCTGGACGGTGCTGATCGACCAGACCGGCGGCGGCCGCGAGCAGGAACGGGTGGTCGCCTCCGGCATCACCGAGCACCTGATCGACGGGCTGATCTTCAGCCCGCTGGCGCTCACCGCCGAGGACCTGACCGGCCTCGACGGCACCCCGATGGTGCTGCTCGGCGAGCGGGTCGACCACGGGCCCGCCGACCACGTCGGCATCGACAACGTGGGCGCGGCCCGTGAGATCACCGCCCACCTCGTCGGGCTCGGCCGCAGCCGGATCGCCGCCATCGGCGCGCAGCGCACCGCCGAGGGGGCCAGCGCCCGGCTCCGGCTCGCCGGCTACGGCGCCGCGCTCGCCGACGCCGGCATCGCGTACGACGAGCGGCTGGTGGCGCCCGCGGCGGCCTGGCACCGCGCGGACGGCGCCGCCGCGATGCGCGCGCTGCTGGCCTCCGGCGTACGCCCCGAGGCGGTCTTCTGCTTCAACGACACCCTGGCCCTGGGCGCCCTGCGCGCCCTGCACGAGGCGGGCCTGCGGGTTCCCGAGGACGTCGCGGTGGCCGGCTTCGACGACATCGAGGACGGCCGCTTCTCCGTGCCCACGCTGAGCACGATCGCCCCCGACAAGGAGCGCATCGCCCGGCTGGCCGTGGAAATGCTCGCCGGCCGCATCGACGGCGACCGCACCGCCCCGGCCCGCGAGCTCTCGGCCCCCTACCGCCTGGCCCTCCGCGAGAGCACCCTGGGCCGCTGA
- a CDS encoding methyltransferase domain-containing protein, whose protein sequence is MVPLTQIAPSADRLRAIDEFLAEAWADQAGHDDRLRGLAVEVRFDRGVAHVTGEVADPAELRLVRERIGRLAGVFGVWCRVRVAGRDPVVVDLGCGATKQWPGNLGLDIFPAPAVDAVADLSGSLPLADESVDVLFAVHILEHLIDFLPLVDECHRVLRPGGVLHVMSPWWGHVNAVADPTHVRLLDVQTIKGICVQRPPGTPRWHPLHAGCDGASIFADLTPIPPDADPPTPTHLARFFA, encoded by the coding sequence ATGGTCCCGTTGACCCAGATCGCGCCGTCGGCAGACCGGCTGCGGGCGATCGACGAGTTCCTCGCCGAGGCGTGGGCGGATCAGGCCGGCCACGACGACCGGCTGCGTGGCCTCGCCGTCGAGGTGCGCTTCGACCGGGGCGTCGCGCACGTGACCGGGGAGGTGGCCGACCCGGCCGAACTGCGGCTGGTCCGGGAGCGGATCGGCCGGCTGGCCGGGGTGTTCGGCGTCTGGTGCCGGGTGCGGGTCGCCGGCCGGGATCCCGTGGTGGTCGACCTGGGCTGCGGGGCGACCAAACAGTGGCCGGGCAACCTGGGGCTGGACATCTTCCCGGCCCCGGCGGTCGACGCGGTGGCGGACCTCTCGGGCTCGCTGCCGCTGGCCGACGAGTCGGTCGACGTACTCTTCGCGGTGCACATCCTGGAGCACCTGATCGACTTCCTGCCCCTGGTGGACGAGTGCCACCGGGTGCTCCGGCCGGGCGGCGTGCTGCACGTCATGAGCCCCTGGTGGGGGCACGTGAACGCGGTGGCCGACCCGACCCACGTACGGCTGCTGGACGTGCAGACGATCAAGGGGATCTGCGTGCAGCGCCCGCCGGGCACCCCGCGCTGGCACCCCCTGCACGCCGGCTGCGACGGCGCCTCCATCTTCGCGGACCTGACACCGATCCCCCCGGACGCCGATCCACCCACCCCGACCCACCTGGCCCGGTTCTTCGCCTGA
- a CDS encoding ABC-F family ATP-binding cassette domain-containing protein, whose protein sequence is MSATMIVKGLAAGHGDRALFSGLDLVVAPGDVVGLVGPNGAGKSTLLRTLAGLLPVEAGSVALSPPTASVGHLPQEPERRAGETVRDFLARRTGVCSAQAALDSATVALTDGAPGADDAYAEALERWLGLGGADLEERAEQVAAELGLTVDLDHPMTGLSGGQAARAGLASLLLSRYDVFLLDEPTNDLDLAGLERLEEFVTGLRAGTVLVSHDREFLARTVTRVLELDLPQQQVRHYGGGYAGYLEEREVARRHARENYEEYAETRAELEARGRMQRAWMEKGVRNARRKASDNDKHVKNFRGQTSEKQAAKAKQTERLIERLEVVEEPRKEWELRMEIAAAPRAGAVVASLRDAVVRRGGFTLGPVTLQVDWADRVAVTGANGSGKSTLLAALLGRLPLDSGHAALGPGVVVGEVDQARGLFLGDAPLIDAFRAAVPDLSPADTRTLLAKFGLRAGHVLRPAATLSPGERTRAALALLQGRGVNLLVLDEPTNHLDLPAIEQLESALASYPGTLLLVTHDRRMLDAVTTNRRLRVDAGRIAED, encoded by the coding sequence ATGAGCGCGACGATGATCGTCAAAGGGCTGGCCGCGGGGCACGGGGACCGGGCGCTGTTCTCCGGGCTGGACCTCGTGGTGGCGCCGGGGGACGTGGTGGGGCTGGTCGGGCCGAACGGGGCCGGCAAGTCGACGCTGCTGCGTACCCTCGCCGGGTTGTTGCCGGTGGAGGCCGGCAGCGTCGCGCTCAGCCCGCCCACGGCGAGCGTCGGGCACCTGCCGCAGGAGCCGGAGCGGCGGGCCGGCGAGACCGTCCGCGACTTCCTGGCCCGGCGCACCGGGGTCTGCTCCGCGCAGGCCGCCCTGGACTCGGCCACCGTGGCGCTCACCGACGGCGCGCCGGGCGCCGACGACGCCTACGCCGAGGCGCTGGAGCGCTGGCTCGGCCTGGGCGGGGCGGACCTGGAGGAGCGCGCCGAGCAGGTCGCCGCCGAACTGGGCCTCACCGTCGACCTGGACCACCCGATGACCGGGCTCTCCGGCGGTCAGGCCGCCCGGGCCGGGCTGGCGTCGCTGCTGCTCAGCCGCTACGACGTCTTCCTCCTCGACGAGCCGACCAACGACCTGGACCTGGCCGGCCTGGAGCGGCTGGAGGAGTTCGTGACCGGGCTGCGGGCCGGCACGGTGCTGGTCAGCCACGACCGCGAGTTCCTCGCCCGCACGGTCACCCGCGTGCTGGAACTGGACCTGCCCCAGCAGCAGGTCCGGCACTACGGCGGCGGCTACGCGGGCTACCTGGAGGAGCGCGAGGTGGCCCGCCGGCACGCCAGGGAGAACTACGAGGAGTACGCCGAGACCCGGGCCGAGCTGGAGGCGCGCGGCCGGATGCAGCGGGCCTGGATGGAGAAGGGCGTGCGCAACGCACGCCGCAAGGCCAGCGACAACGACAAGCACGTGAAGAACTTCCGCGGCCAGACCTCCGAGAAGCAGGCCGCCAAGGCGAAGCAGACCGAGCGGCTGATCGAGCGGCTGGAGGTGGTCGAGGAGCCGCGCAAGGAGTGGGAGCTGCGGATGGAGATCGCCGCCGCGCCCCGCGCCGGCGCCGTCGTGGCCTCGCTGCGCGACGCCGTCGTACGCCGGGGCGGCTTCACCCTCGGCCCGGTGACCCTCCAGGTCGACTGGGCCGACCGGGTGGCGGTGACCGGGGCGAACGGGTCGGGCAAGTCGACCCTGCTCGCCGCCCTGCTGGGCCGGCTCCCCCTCGACTCCGGGCACGCCGCGCTCGGCCCGGGCGTGGTGGTCGGCGAGGTGGACCAGGCCCGGGGGCTCTTCCTCGGCGACGCGCCCCTGATCGACGCGTTCCGCGCCGCCGTACCGGATCTGTCGCCGGCGGACACGCGGACGCTGCTGGCCAAGTTCGGCCTGCGGGCGGGGCACGTGCTGCGGCCGGCGGCGACCCTGTCGCCGGGCGAGCGGACCAGGGCGGCGCTGGCGCTGTTGCAGGGGCGCGGGGTGAACCTGCTGGTGCTGGACGAGCCGACGAACCACCTGGACCTGCCGGCCATCGAGCAGTTGGAGTCGGCCCTGGCGAGCTACCCGGGCACGCTGCTGCTGGTGACCCACGACCGGCGGATGCTCGACGCGGTGACCACCAACCGGCGGCTGCGGGTGGACGCCGGACGGATCGCCGAGGATTGA
- a CDS encoding ROK family protein → MVTTLAIDCGGGGIKASVLDEAGTMRARPLRVPTPYPLPPALFVKTLLDLGGRLPAADRLTVGMPGMIRHGVVVATPHYVTRSGPRSKVDPALVAEWSGYDARTALAEAFGVPALVLNDAEVHGAGVVAGTGCELVLTLGTGLGSALFDGGLLAPHLELSHAPVRWGTTYDTYVGEPERRRLGDAFWSRRIRQVVDGLRPVFRWDRLYLGGGNSRLIRPEQLARMGDDVVVVPNTAGIVGGVRAWELVAGRHGAAT, encoded by the coding sequence GTGGTGACCACTCTGGCGATCGACTGCGGCGGCGGCGGGATCAAGGCGTCCGTGCTGGACGAGGCCGGCACGATGCGCGCCCGGCCGCTGCGGGTGCCCACGCCGTACCCGCTGCCGCCGGCGCTGTTCGTCAAGACGCTGCTCGACCTGGGTGGCCGGCTGCCCGCGGCGGACCGGCTGACCGTGGGCATGCCGGGGATGATCCGGCACGGCGTGGTGGTCGCCACCCCGCACTACGTGACCCGGTCCGGGCCCCGGTCGAAGGTCGACCCGGCCCTCGTCGCCGAGTGGTCCGGGTACGACGCGCGGACGGCGCTAGCCGAGGCGTTCGGGGTGCCGGCGCTGGTGCTCAACGACGCCGAGGTGCACGGCGCCGGGGTGGTCGCCGGGACCGGCTGCGAACTGGTGCTGACCCTCGGTACGGGGCTGGGCAGCGCGCTCTTCGACGGCGGGCTGCTCGCCCCGCACCTGGAGCTGTCCCACGCCCCGGTGCGCTGGGGCACCACCTACGACACGTACGTGGGCGAGCCGGAGCGGCGCCGCCTCGGGGACGCGTTCTGGTCCCGCCGGATCCGGCAGGTCGTGGACGGGCTGCGCCCGGTCTTCCGCTGGGACCGGCTCTACCTGGGCGGCGGCAACTCCCGCTTGATCCGGCCAGAGCAGCTCGCCCGGATGGGCGACGACGTGGTGGTGGTGCCCAACACCGCCGGCATCGTCGGCGGCGTACGCGCCTGGGAGCTGGTCGCCGGCCGGCACGGCGCCGCCACCTGA
- a CDS encoding tetratricopeptide repeat protein, producing the protein MDLLAEYRRATMFFEAGDPTGAARLLEPIVEAEPGNASVRQLLARAYFQSAQLNRAEEQLRELVDRDPSDHYAHHVLGRTLERLNRHVDALRHLRIAAAMHSANDDYRTALDRVQSRVAGGR; encoded by the coding sequence ATGGATCTTCTGGCCGAGTACCGGCGGGCGACCATGTTCTTCGAGGCCGGTGACCCGACCGGAGCGGCCCGGCTGCTCGAACCGATCGTCGAGGCCGAGCCCGGCAACGCCTCCGTGCGGCAGTTGCTGGCCCGGGCGTACTTCCAGTCGGCCCAGCTCAACCGGGCCGAGGAGCAGCTTCGGGAGCTCGTCGACCGGGACCCCAGCGACCACTACGCCCACCACGTGCTGGGCCGGACGCTGGAGCGGCTCAACCGGCACGTCGACGCGCTGCGGCACCTGCGCATCGCGGCGGCGATGCACAGCGCCAACGACGACTACCGCACCGCCCTGGACCGGGTGCAGAGCCGGGTCGCGGGCGGGCGCTGA
- a CDS encoding Smr/MutS family protein, which translates to MKLKLDLHDIFNKGHDIDRALRGVMDEAVAKKATLVEIIPGKGSGQLKKRVLRFLDQKDVKQLYHRVEKDSKNFGRLFVHFRWK; encoded by the coding sequence ATGAAGCTGAAGCTGGACCTGCACGACATCTTCAACAAGGGCCACGACATCGACCGGGCCCTGCGCGGGGTCATGGACGAGGCGGTGGCGAAGAAGGCCACCCTGGTCGAGATCATCCCCGGCAAGGGCTCCGGCCAGCTCAAGAAGCGGGTGCTGCGCTTCCTCGACCAGAAGGACGTCAAGCAGCTCTACCACCGCGTCGAGAAGGACTCGAAGAACTTCGGCCGCCTCTTCGTGCACTTCCGCTGGAAGTAA
- a CDS encoding NAD(P)-dependent oxidoreductase has translation MTTNDGVRVSVLGLGAMGSALAAALVRAGHETTVWNRSPGRADDLVAQGARVAATAADAVRASPLVIACLLDHASVHEVLDPLAGDLAGRTLVNVTTTSPEQSRELAAWAAEAGVAYLDGGIMAVPQMIGQPGSSILYSGSADAFEEHRAVLDLWGDSTWFGEDPGLASLYDLALLAGMYVMFAGFMHGAAMVAPAGVSATRFAAMAAPWLTAMTGGFHEFAKVIDGGDYTVEGQQSLEFSDLRDILTASVEQGVSTEVVDMVQRLIRRQIDAGHGKEGFARIVESIRHPG, from the coding sequence ATGACGACGAACGACGGCGTACGGGTGAGCGTGCTCGGGCTGGGCGCGATGGGCAGCGCCCTCGCCGCCGCCCTGGTGCGCGCCGGACACGAGACGACGGTCTGGAACCGCTCGCCGGGCAGGGCGGACGACCTCGTCGCGCAGGGGGCCCGGGTCGCCGCCACGGCGGCCGACGCGGTCCGGGCCAGCCCGCTGGTGATCGCCTGCCTGCTGGATCACGCGTCGGTCCACGAGGTGCTCGATCCGCTCGCCGGAGACCTGGCCGGCCGGACGCTGGTCAACGTGACCACCACGTCGCCGGAGCAGTCGCGCGAGCTGGCGGCCTGGGCCGCCGAGGCGGGCGTCGCCTACCTGGACGGCGGCATCATGGCCGTTCCGCAGATGATCGGCCAGCCCGGCTCGTCGATCCTCTACAGCGGGTCGGCGGACGCCTTCGAGGAGCACCGGGCGGTGCTCGACCTCTGGGGCGACAGCACCTGGTTCGGCGAGGACCCCGGGCTCGCGTCCCTCTACGACCTCGCCCTGCTCGCCGGCATGTATGTCATGTTCGCCGGGTTCATGCACGGCGCCGCGATGGTCGCCCCGGCCGGCGTGTCGGCGACGAGGTTCGCGGCCATGGCCGCGCCCTGGCTGACCGCCATGACCGGCGGCTTCCACGAGTTCGCCAAGGTCATCGACGGTGGGGACTACACCGTCGAGGGGCAGCAGAGCCTGGAGTTCTCCGACCTGCGCGACATCCTGACCGCGAGCGTCGAGCAGGGCGTCAGCACGGAGGTCGTCGACATGGTCCAGCGCCTCATCCGGCGCCAGATCGACGCCGGCCACGGGAAGGAGGGCTTCGCCCGGATCGTCGAGAGCATCCGGCACCCCGGCTGA
- a CDS encoding winged helix-turn-helix transcriptional regulator, which translates to MATSGRRGPYICGIDAAMDVVSGKWKSLILWELHHHGIRRFAELRRGLPGVSEKMLIQHLREMEEDGLVHREVYREVPPKVEYSLTEHGVSLNAALAPLGEWGTDRIRRIGADRVPVDAAGPARR; encoded by the coding sequence ATGGCGACGTCGGGGCGACGCGGTCCCTACATCTGCGGCATCGACGCGGCGATGGACGTGGTCAGCGGCAAGTGGAAGTCGCTGATCCTCTGGGAGCTGCACCACCACGGGATCCGGCGCTTCGCCGAGCTGCGGCGCGGCCTGCCGGGCGTCAGCGAGAAGATGCTGATCCAGCACCTGCGGGAGATGGAGGAGGACGGGCTGGTGCACCGCGAGGTCTACCGCGAGGTGCCGCCCAAGGTCGAATACTCCCTCACCGAGCACGGCGTCTCCCTCAACGCCGCCCTGGCGCCCCTGGGCGAGTGGGGCACCGACCGGATCCGGCGCATCGGCGCCGACCGGGTCCCGGTGGATGCGGCCGGCCCGGCCCGTCGCTAG
- a CDS encoding helix-turn-helix transcriptional regulator, which produces MLHGRAEEQAEIERLLAAARAGRSGALVVRGPAGIGKSALLDHAAEAAEGMRVLRGVGVESEATLPYAALHLLLRAGLERIHALPDAQASALNGALGLGDVAPESRFLVGLATLSLLAELAGDGALLCLVDDAQWFDQASVDALLFAARRLEVEGVVMIFGARAGFQAAGLPELRLGGLDNDAAAALLPADLPPQVRERLVEESDGNPLALIELPAALTAEQRAGRLSPVGAMPVADRVQEAFQARIAALPEAARTALLIAAADGSGELETLVGAGASLDALETAERARLIEVRGRSVGFRHPLIRAAAYQSAPVTRRLAVHRALADALTRSAATDAADRRAWHLAAAAIGPDEDVARELEEAAERARTRGGHVAVADAYERAAELTVDPVRRSSQLANAAVAASDAGLMGRAAALADSATPDADDPDMITALIQVRAHREFELGTPLAAGRIILDGVPRVAARSTEWATWLLVEAVRCSWFAGDSRLAEEAAASLRALPEIDSPLVGGALGLARLLHGDVGGGIRLMDEAVDVPALGGLAVPGLTFASALCLPLGRVSRYEEITEGVVADCQRSGMMGWLAIALRDHGFAQGLLCRYGQARATLSAGLRLATELGHEHAVRHLTSSLAWVLAHQGDARGWRTKAEESVARADRQGQVLAAAIGRWALGLLELGLGRPDAALEQLSAIPPTGVGAISAADQVEAAVRSGRPERAKEPLDRYLTWARHVRQPSSDAVALRCRALVEEDEAHFADAVRLHEQGPQPYEQARTQLAYGEWLRRARRRADARAQLRGALDTFDRLGAELWAERARAELRATGDVPAAPRRSDDPLSVLTPQERQVVLLAANGASNRDIAAQLFLSPRTVGYHLYKAFPKLGVTSRAQLAAIAPPS; this is translated from the coding sequence GTGCTGCACGGACGAGCCGAGGAACAGGCGGAGATCGAACGGCTCCTCGCGGCCGCCCGGGCCGGCCGGAGCGGGGCCCTGGTCGTCCGGGGCCCGGCGGGGATCGGCAAATCCGCGCTCCTCGACCACGCCGCCGAGGCGGCAGAGGGCATGCGGGTGCTGCGCGGCGTCGGTGTCGAGTCCGAGGCCACCCTGCCCTACGCCGCCCTCCACCTGCTGCTGCGCGCCGGGCTGGAGCGGATCCACGCGCTGCCCGACGCGCAGGCCAGCGCCCTCAACGGCGCCCTGGGGCTGGGCGACGTCGCTCCGGAGAGCCGGTTCCTGGTCGGGCTGGCCACGCTGAGCCTGCTCGCCGAACTCGCCGGGGACGGCGCGCTGCTCTGCCTCGTCGACGACGCACAGTGGTTCGACCAGGCGTCCGTCGATGCGCTGCTGTTCGCGGCCCGTCGACTGGAGGTCGAGGGCGTCGTCATGATCTTCGGTGCCCGCGCGGGCTTTCAGGCCGCGGGGCTGCCCGAGCTCCGGCTCGGCGGGCTGGACAACGACGCCGCCGCCGCGTTGCTGCCCGCCGACCTTCCCCCACAGGTGCGGGAACGCCTCGTCGAGGAGTCGGACGGCAACCCCCTGGCGCTCATCGAGCTGCCCGCCGCGCTAACCGCCGAGCAGCGGGCGGGACGGCTGTCACCGGTGGGCGCGATGCCCGTCGCCGACCGGGTCCAGGAGGCGTTCCAGGCACGGATCGCCGCGCTTCCCGAGGCCGCGCGGACCGCGCTGCTCATCGCGGCGGCGGACGGCTCCGGCGAGTTGGAGACGCTGGTGGGCGCGGGCGCCTCCCTCGACGCCCTGGAGACGGCCGAGCGCGCGCGGCTGATCGAGGTGCGAGGCAGAAGTGTGGGCTTCCGCCATCCCCTGATCAGGGCTGCCGCCTACCAGAGCGCGCCGGTCACCCGCCGCCTCGCCGTACACCGGGCCCTCGCGGACGCCCTGACCCGCTCGGCGGCCACGGACGCGGCCGACCGGCGGGCGTGGCACCTGGCCGCCGCCGCGATCGGTCCCGACGAGGACGTGGCACGGGAGTTGGAGGAGGCGGCGGAGCGGGCACGCACCCGCGGCGGACACGTCGCGGTGGCGGACGCCTACGAGCGGGCCGCCGAACTCACCGTCGATCCGGTGCGACGGTCCAGCCAGCTGGCCAACGCCGCGGTGGCCGCGAGCGACGCCGGCCTGATGGGTCGTGCCGCCGCGCTCGCCGACAGCGCCACGCCGGACGCGGACGACCCCGACATGATCACCGCGCTGATCCAGGTACGCGCCCATCGCGAATTCGAGCTGGGCACACCGCTCGCGGCGGGCAGGATCATCCTCGACGGCGTCCCCCGCGTGGCGGCCCGCTCCACCGAATGGGCCACCTGGCTGCTGGTGGAGGCCGTCCGCTGCTCCTGGTTCGCCGGTGACAGCCGGCTGGCGGAGGAGGCCGCGGCGAGCCTCCGCGCGCTCCCCGAGATCGATTCGCCGCTGGTCGGCGGGGCGCTCGGGCTGGCCCGCCTGCTGCACGGCGACGTCGGCGGTGGAATCAGGCTCATGGACGAAGCGGTCGACGTACCCGCGCTCGGCGGACTGGCGGTACCCGGACTGACCTTCGCTTCCGCCCTGTGCCTCCCGCTGGGCCGCGTCAGCCGGTACGAGGAGATCACCGAGGGCGTCGTGGCGGACTGCCAGCGGAGCGGGATGATGGGTTGGCTCGCCATCGCGCTGCGGGACCACGGCTTCGCCCAGGGGCTGCTCTGCCGCTACGGCCAGGCCAGGGCGACCCTGAGCGCCGGGCTGCGGCTGGCGACGGAGCTGGGTCACGAGCACGCGGTACGCCACCTCACCTCCTCCCTGGCGTGGGTGCTCGCCCACCAGGGCGACGCGCGGGGGTGGCGGACGAAGGCCGAAGAGAGTGTGGCGAGGGCCGACCGCCAGGGACAGGTTCTCGCGGCGGCCATCGGGCGCTGGGCACTCGGGCTGCTCGAACTCGGCCTGGGCCGGCCGGACGCCGCCCTTGAGCAGCTGTCGGCCATCCCGCCGACGGGCGTCGGCGCCATCTCGGCCGCGGACCAGGTCGAGGCGGCCGTCCGCAGCGGCCGGCCCGAGCGGGCGAAGGAGCCACTCGACCGCTACCTGACCTGGGCACGGCACGTCCGGCAGCCGTCGTCGGACGCCGTCGCCCTGCGCTGCCGCGCCCTCGTCGAGGAGGACGAGGCGCACTTCGCGGATGCCGTACGCCTCCACGAGCAGGGCCCCCAGCCGTACGAGCAGGCGAGGACGCAGCTCGCGTACGGCGAGTGGCTACGACGGGCGCGGCGGCGGGCGGACGCCCGCGCGCAACTGCGGGGCGCGCTGGACACCTTCGACCGCCTCGGTGCGGAACTGTGGGCCGAGCGCGCCCGCGCGGAGTTGCGCGCGACGGGAGACGTGCCGGCGGCCCCGCGCAGGTCCGACGACCCGCTCAGCGTGCTCACCCCGCAGGAACGCCAGGTCGTCCTGTTGGCGGCGAACGGCGCCTCCAACCGCGACATCGCCGCGCAGCTCTTCCTCAGCCCACGCACGGTCGGCTACCACCTCTACAAGGCGTTCCCCAAGCTGGGGGTCACCTCCCGTGCCCAACTGGCCGCAATCGCCCCGCCTTCGTAA